The segment TGAATAGTGCGCGAACGAGCGGATAGATAAAAAAGTGTGCGGCTTAAAGTCTTGCCCGCGCTCATGCGCTCTGCTATTCGAAAGGCTTCCGGCAGAATGAATCTTTTGGCGTCAATAGCGGGGGCCGGCCCGGAGGTGATGGGCGCCTGATTTACAAAGGAGAGGATGGACATGGCTAAAAAATTCATGGCCCTGGTGGCCAGCGTGATGGTCAGCTTGATGCTGATCTCCGGCGCAATTGCCTCTGACAAGGTTGTTGTGAACGGTATTGACTTCGGTTTCCCCCCGTTTGGCTTCGTGGATAAGGACGGCAAGCCCGCAGGGTTCGATGTCGAAGCCATGAACTGGATCGCCAAGGAAATGGGCTTTACTGTCAAGCATCAGCCCACCGACTGGGACGGTATCATCCCCGCCCTGAACGCCGGTAAGATCGATTGCATCGCTTCGGGCATGAGTGCCACCGCCGAGCGCGCCAAGATCGTGAATTTCGCCATCCCTTACTACTCCGTGACCCAGGTAATGGTCGTGCGCGGTGACGAGAAGATGGACCTTGCTGCATTCATGAAGTCCGGTCGCAAGATCGGCGTGCAGCGCGGCACCAACACCTTCAAGCTGCTGACCGAACTCAAGGCCGCTGGTGCCAATATCGAGATCGTGCAGTACGACTCCACCGATCTGGCCATGCAGGACCTGCCCATCGGCCGTATCGATGCTTCCGGCATGGACAGCTCCATTGCCTACGAAGTCATGAAGGGCCAGAGCTACAAGCTGGGCGGCACCTTTGACGCTGCTCCTGAGAACTACGCCTACGCCGTGCGCAAGGCTGACACCGAGCTGCTGGAGACCCTGAACATGGGCCTCAAGAAGCTGATGGCCGATCCTTACTGGGAAGAGCTCAAGAACAAGTGGGAAATCCACTAGGCTGCGGGCTTTGAATAGGTTTTGACCGCCCGGTCGGGTTCGGGTATCCCGAACCCGACCGGGCGATTGTCTTTTTTTGTTTCATCTGCACCAAGGCCAATCATGCATTTCGAAAAAGCTCTGAACGCCACCATTGAGGCCCTGCCCTACATGCTTGGGGGCGTGGGCTGGACCGCCATCATTCTGATTGGCGCTTTGTTGGTGGGGTTTGTGCTGGGCGTGCCCCTAGCCTGTTGTCAGGTCTATGGCCGGCCAGCGCTGAGCCGCGCGGTGGGGCTGTACGTCTGGTTGTTCCGCGGGGTTCCCATTCTGGTCCAGCTGTTCCTGTTCTACTTCGGGCTGCTGCCCCTGGTGGGTATCGACAGTGCTCTGGCGGCCGGGGTGATCGTGCTGGGGTTCACCAGCGCCTCATATCAGTCGCAGATCGTGCGTGGTTCCATTCAATCCCTGTCTGCCGGGCAGTTGAAGGCCGCTCGTGCTTTGGGCATGAGTGATTTTACGGCCATCAAGAGCATCATTCTGCCTCAGGCTCTACGACTCTCCATCCCTGGCTGGTCCAACGAATTTTCCATCCTGCTCAAGGATTCGGCCCTGCTGATGGTTATCAGCGTGCCCGAAATCATGGCTCGGACCCGGTCCGTGGCGGGCCGCACCCATGAGCCGGTGGCCATGGCCCTGTTCGCAGCCATTTTGTATTTTATTCTGACCTACGTGGGTATCCAGATCCTGCGCTGGATCGAGCGCAAGGTGCGCATCAAGGGCTATTCCCAAGAAGGGAGCATGTAATGTCTGGCAACGATATCATCCTGCGCACGGAAAGGCTCAACAAGAGCTTTGGCACCAATCACGTGCTCAAGGACGCCTCTCTGGAACTCAGGCGCGGAGAATTGAAGGTTCTGATCGGTCCCTCGGGCGGGGGCAAGAGCACGCTCCTGCAGTGCATGAATTTTCTGCTGCCCCCGGACTCGGGTCGTATCTGGCTGGACGGCCATGAGATCAAGTTCAGCAACAAGCGCGAGTTGTACGCCTACCGTCAGGAAGTGGGCATGATTTTTCAGGACTTCAACCTGTTTGATCACCTGTCAGCCATGGAGAACGTGCGCATCGCCCTGACCAAGGTCAAGGGCATCCCCAAGAAGGCCGCTACTGAGCGAGCCATGGCAGAATTGGAACGG is part of the Desulfovibrio ferrophilus genome and harbors:
- a CDS encoding amino acid ABC transporter permease — translated: MHFEKALNATIEALPYMLGGVGWTAIILIGALLVGFVLGVPLACCQVYGRPALSRAVGLYVWLFRGVPILVQLFLFYFGLLPLVGIDSALAAGVIVLGFTSASYQSQIVRGSIQSLSAGQLKAARALGMSDFTAIKSIILPQALRLSIPGWSNEFSILLKDSALLMVISVPEIMARTRSVAGRTHEPVAMALFAAILYFILTYVGIQILRWIERKVRIKGYSQEGSM
- a CDS encoding ABC transporter substrate-binding protein is translated as MAKKFMALVASVMVSLMLISGAIASDKVVVNGIDFGFPPFGFVDKDGKPAGFDVEAMNWIAKEMGFTVKHQPTDWDGIIPALNAGKIDCIASGMSATAERAKIVNFAIPYYSVTQVMVVRGDEKMDLAAFMKSGRKIGVQRGTNTFKLLTELKAAGANIEIVQYDSTDLAMQDLPIGRIDASGMDSSIAYEVMKGQSYKLGGTFDAAPENYAYAVRKADTELLETLNMGLKKLMADPYWEELKNKWEIH
- a CDS encoding amino acid ABC transporter ATP-binding protein codes for the protein MSGNDIILRTERLNKSFGTNHVLKDASLELRRGELKVLIGPSGGGKSTLLQCMNFLLPPDSGRIWLDGHEIKFSNKRELYAYRQEVGMIFQDFNLFDHLSAMENVRIALTKVKGIPKKAATERAMAELERVGLSGKAALYPAQLSGGQKQRVSVARALAMDPKVLLLDEPTSALDPELIGEVLTVIKDLAKAGMTMVMATHQITFSSQLASEFIFMEQGCIIEHDTPAVLLADSVNSRTKAFCAKINELTGEPV